In one window of Photobacterium leiognathi DNA:
- the lpcA gene encoding D-sedoheptulose 7-phosphate isomerase produces the protein MYQDLIRAELTEAADVLNRFLSDDKNMADIEAAAKLLADSFKQGGKVLSCGNGGSHCDAMHFAEELTGRYRENRPGYPGIAISDPSHLSCVSNDFGYDYVFSRYLEAVGAKGDVLFGLSTSGNSGNILKAIEAAKAKGMKTIALTGKDGGQMAGLADVEIRVPHFGYADRIQEIHIKIIHILIMLVEKEMAAE, from the coding sequence ATGTATCAGGATTTGATCCGTGCTGAACTAACTGAAGCGGCTGACGTACTAAATCGCTTTTTAAGTGATGATAAAAATATGGCTGATATTGAAGCTGCAGCTAAGCTATTGGCAGATTCTTTCAAGCAGGGCGGTAAAGTGCTGTCTTGTGGTAATGGTGGCTCTCATTGTGATGCAATGCACTTTGCTGAAGAGCTAACAGGTCGTTACCGTGAAAACCGTCCAGGTTACCCTGGTATTGCTATTTCAGATCCAAGCCACTTATCGTGTGTAAGTAACGACTTCGGCTATGATTACGTATTTTCACGCTACTTAGAAGCGGTTGGCGCAAAAGGTGATGTTCTATTTGGTCTGTCTACATCAGGTAACTCGGGCAACATTTTAAAAGCGATTGAAGCGGCAAAAGCGAAAGGCATGAAGACCATCGCTTTAACGGGTAAAGATGGCGGTCAAATGGCGGGTCTAGCAGATGTGGAAATTCGTGTCCCTCATTTTGGTTACGCTGATCGCATTCAAGAAATTCATATTAAAATTATCCATATTTTAATTATGCTAGTTGAAA